The following proteins are encoded in a genomic region of Calditrichota bacterium:
- a CDS encoding aldo/keto reductase, which translates to MRYKLLGKSGLRVSEICLGTMTFGEEWGFGANKEESKKVFDTYSKKGGNFIDTANRYTNGTSEKYVGEFIKSQREHFVLATKYTLYEQAGDPNRAGNHRKNMIQSVEASLKRLNTEYIDVLYLHAWDFLTPVDEIMRTFDDLIRQGKIFYAAISDTPAWRIAQANTIANLRGLSPFIGLQVEYSLMQRTPERDLLPMAKAFDIGITAWAPIAGGALTGKYLKNREAEGRVKEHSQRRNERNTKIAEAVVEVAGQIGKTPAQVAIRWTMQQNQVVIPIVGARTLEQIEDNLNAADFVLNPEQMDKLNNVSKIEVGFPHDFLQQDAIKHVVYGDTLDQIDNHRS; encoded by the coding sequence ATGCGATATAAATTATTAGGTAAAAGCGGCTTACGTGTTTCAGAAATCTGTCTGGGAACAATGACATTTGGCGAAGAATGGGGTTTTGGCGCCAACAAAGAAGAAAGTAAAAAAGTTTTTGATACCTATTCAAAAAAAGGCGGAAATTTTATTGATACTGCCAATCGGTATACAAACGGCACTAGTGAAAAATATGTTGGTGAGTTTATTAAATCGCAAAGAGAACACTTTGTCCTGGCAACAAAATATACTTTGTACGAGCAAGCAGGTGACCCGAACCGTGCAGGCAACCACCGCAAAAACATGATTCAGTCTGTAGAGGCAAGTTTAAAAAGATTAAACACAGAATATATCGATGTACTTTATTTGCATGCCTGGGATTTTTTAACTCCTGTAGATGAAATAATGCGCACTTTTGATGATCTGATCCGCCAGGGTAAAATCTTTTATGCGGCTATTTCCGATACACCGGCCTGGAGAATTGCACAGGCAAATACAATTGCCAATCTGCGAGGATTATCGCCCTTTATAGGATTGCAGGTAGAATATAGTTTGATGCAGCGTACACCCGAACGCGATCTTTTACCAATGGCCAAAGCTTTTGATATTGGTATAACTGCCTGGGCGCCAATTGCCGGAGGCGCATTAACGGGAAAGTATTTAAAAAACCGAGAAGCAGAAGGCCGGGTTAAAGAGCACAGTCAAAGGCGTAATGAACGAAATACCAAAATAGCAGAAGCGGTGGTTGAAGTTGCCGGGCAAATTGGAAAAACCCCGGCGCAGGTTGCTATCCGCTGGACTATGCAGCAAAATCAGGTGGTTATCCCAATTGTAGGTGCACGCACACTTGAGCAGATTGAAGATAACCTGAATGCAGCAGATTTTGTGCTTAACCCGGAACAGATGGACAAGCTAAATAATGTCAGCAAAATTGAAGTTGGTTTTCCTCACGATTTCCTACAGCAAGATGCAATAAAACATGTTGTTTATGGCGATACATTAGACCAAATAGACAACCATCGTAGCTGA
- a CDS encoding SDR family oxidoreductase, giving the protein MQKVMLITGGNRGIGLEICRQLAEQNHNVILTARDQEKGKTALMKLPSGVEFLQIDMNNNSTFESAKDFIENKYGRLDVLINNAGIISSGKGVDTAKMEEIRSVMETNFFGPVELTQTFLPLLKKSKEARIVNVSSGMGSLSEMGSGYAAYRMSKTALNSFTAILAQDLSSENIKVNSICPGWVRTDMGGSNASRSVEQGADTAVWLASADEIPDGKFLRDRKVIDW; this is encoded by the coding sequence ATGCAAAAAGTAATGTTAATAACAGGTGGAAATCGTGGGATTGGTCTTGAAATTTGCAGGCAATTGGCGGAACAAAATCACAATGTTATTTTAACTGCCCGAGATCAGGAAAAAGGAAAAACAGCTCTTATGAAACTTCCATCAGGGGTTGAGTTTTTACAGATTGATATGAATAACAATTCTACGTTTGAATCGGCAAAGGATTTTATTGAAAATAAATATGGCAGGTTGGATGTGCTAATTAATAATGCCGGGATTATCAGTAGCGGCAAAGGCGTTGATACTGCTAAAATGGAGGAAATCCGATCGGTGATGGAAACCAATTTTTTTGGGCCTGTAGAATTAACCCAAACTTTTCTGCCCCTATTAAAAAAAAGCAAAGAAGCCCGAATTGTAAATGTTTCCAGCGGAATGGGTTCACTAAGTGAAATGGGCTCTGGGTACGCCGCGTACAGGATGTCAAAAACGGCTTTGAATTCATTTACAGCTATTTTAGCTCAAGATTTAAGTTCGGAAAACATAAAAGTAAATAGTATTTGTCCCGGATGGGTAAGAACAGATATGGGTGGATCAAATGCATCACGCAGTGTTGAGCAAGGGGCAGATACTGCAGTTTGGCTGGCTTCTGCAGATGAAATTCCAGATGGAAAATTTTTGCGGGACAGAAAAGTAATTGATTGGTAA
- a CDS encoding response regulator transcription factor, with product MAEEIQVAIIEDDNEIRQLMTLIIDGSPGYICKHSYSSCEMAMDNLKKSPPHVVLMDIDLPGMSGIEGVKCLKDELPEIDCLMLTVQDDDDSIFNSICVGATGYLLKDTSPTEILKAIEEVHNGGSPMTASIARRIISSFKPEKGTILSGREVEILRHLCDGENYKVIAEKLHISGHTVRSHFKNIYKKLHVSTRAEAVRKAISDKLI from the coding sequence ATGGCCGAAGAAATACAAGTAGCAATAATAGAAGATGATAATGAAATCCGTCAATTAATGACATTGATAATAGACGGATCGCCTGGTTATATATGCAAACATTCTTACAGCAGTTGCGAAATGGCAATGGATAACCTTAAAAAGTCACCACCGCATGTTGTTCTGATGGATATAGATTTACCGGGCATGTCCGGGATTGAAGGTGTGAAATGCCTAAAAGATGAACTTCCTGAGATTGATTGTTTGATGCTTACAGTTCAGGATGATGATGATTCTATCTTCAATTCCATTTGTGTTGGGGCAACAGGTTATTTGCTTAAAGACACCTCACCAACAGAGATTCTTAAAGCTATTGAGGAAGTTCATAACGGTGGTTCGCCAATGACAGCAAGTATTGCAAGGCGCATTATAAGCTCATTTAAACCGGAAAAAGGAACAATCCTTTCCGGTCGTGAAGTTGAAATATTGAGACACCTTTGCGATGGTGAAAACTACAAAGTGATTGCAGAGAAACTTCACATTAGTGGACATACAGTTCGCTCACACTTTAAAAACATTTACAAAAAACTACATGTTTCTACCCGCGCAGAAGCAGTAAGAAAAGCCATCAGCGATAAACTCATCTGA
- a CDS encoding MarR family transcriptional regulator: MNNSNSNAAKLADLTFHLLEDCHQKEMRLAERYGLTPSEFRCLRLFNLGEVVNNKDLAKRLNLSPGRLTRIVNGLVEKGYTNREIAELDRRNMRVTLSGKGEEMVSQLNKAYVNIHKEILEDVDVSIHSDLISGMNQLLSALRKWMNKNEEEI, encoded by the coding sequence ATGAATAATTCAAATTCCAATGCAGCAAAATTAGCGGATTTAACATTTCACCTTCTTGAAGATTGTCATCAAAAAGAGATGAGGTTGGCCGAAAGATATGGTTTAACACCATCAGAATTTAGGTGCCTGAGATTATTTAATTTGGGAGAAGTGGTAAATAATAAAGATCTGGCAAAAAGACTAAACCTAAGCCCCGGAAGACTTACGCGTATAGTAAATGGGCTAGTTGAAAAGGGTTATACCAATCGTGAAATAGCAGAGCTGGATCGGCGGAATATGAGGGTTACACTTTCTGGAAAAGGTGAAGAAATGGTTAGCCAGCTGAACAAAGCCTATGTGAATATTCACAAAGAGATACTTGAAGATGTCGATGTTTCAATCCATAGTGATCTTATTAGCGGTATGAACCAATTACTTTCTGCATTACGAAAATGGATGAATAAGAACGAGGAGGAAATTTAA
- a CDS encoding response regulator: MFRSVLFLLLFFSISFSQHPQDVKVPVGIPFKQTFVSKDYNAGSQNWAITQDKRGIIYVGNSLGILEYDGVEWRVIETPIGSDVFTLAVDTFGIVYAGLTDQFGYISADWSGNPVYKSLSDSVEGFFGQVFNIIPVKEDVYFVTEYDRIFKLSGKKVTEVFNTKYSFTGKLNGSLIIQKRTGGLYEVKNDTLKKIPNLDKLANKNIMNLLPYNPKGNRNRNLFITSKGEFYIYDGQQLSELKTEISPLFKKYFLYDSEKLAGNYYALILDPFGVIVINSQGKIVYTFDIESNLISQSALTLFKDMQNGLWVGTNEGLNRFEFPTPFQSLFSETGIRGGVTDIKKFNNQLYISTLGRFYQLKEKPDPANQFSANFAKRFGLNTIKEINAWTWAMLVFKNKLLLATDLGLYSIDTKNKTRHLFKNIEYTSICQSVTDENRFFLTSYDSLFSVKYNHGKLLLEKSIFIGHNGNFSTYETADSLIWINSYEQGYYKIDIKKGIENAEIKQYTTKNGLPQNNFNFMSMLNNQLLFLAKDGLYKFNSSSDSFNIDTTSSIGKTFYKKGINDIVDDGNGNIFATTLKNLSYYKKNKIGGFTKDDSTFARISDFATEKILIEDNGRIWFGGSPGLINYDPSYSFKSQNSYKTLIRSIYFGGELFFNGDWIIPRKHKPQSKTARKKRYHQIDYDFRSAKFTYSINSFHHLEYNKYQYFLEGFEKDWSKWSNKSEREYTNLPVGKYIFHIRAKNVDNYPAKEAVFYFEIIPPWYKTTWAYLGYIFGTVLFIILIVKWRSFGLKQLVSERTKELTNANLQLISAKAEAEQAVRSKSIFLANMSHEIRTPLNGILGMNHLLSGTPLSDDQKEYVDAINYSADSLHKLINEILDFSKIEAGKMEIEIIEFDLVSFMENVFKILKVSAEKKGLKISLTLDKDLPKTVKGDPHRIKQILLNFGSNAIKFTKQGEIAISLSINKIADKKIDNEAKVPLQFMVSDTGVGIKKKKHKQIFSSFSQADSSTTREYGGTGLGLSISKLLATLMGGTIEFDSNFGKGSVFWLNLSLEHNELTIEKKLLSEKQKVFINDLNKLKILVAEDNSINQKFIKRLLENNNALVEIANNGHEAVNMYKSQSYDLILMDINMPVMDGYKATELIRSFETDQGGHIPIIALTANAIKGDRETCLAADMDDYLTKPVKIDDLINIIEMNLNKN, from the coding sequence TTGTTTCGATCTGTTCTTTTTCTATTACTATTTTTCTCAATTTCTTTCAGCCAGCACCCACAAGATGTTAAAGTGCCTGTTGGAATTCCTTTTAAACAGACCTTTGTTTCTAAGGATTATAATGCAGGATCTCAAAACTGGGCTATAACTCAAGATAAACGTGGTATAATTTATGTTGGAAATAGTTTAGGCATTTTGGAGTATGATGGTGTTGAGTGGAGGGTAATTGAAACACCCATTGGCTCTGATGTGTTTACCTTAGCGGTGGATACCTTTGGCATTGTCTATGCGGGATTAACAGACCAATTTGGTTATATATCTGCCGATTGGAGTGGCAATCCTGTTTATAAATCTTTGTCAGATTCAGTTGAGGGATTTTTTGGACAAGTTTTCAATATAATCCCGGTAAAAGAGGATGTTTATTTTGTAACAGAATATGACAGGATTTTTAAACTATCCGGGAAAAAAGTTACTGAGGTTTTTAATACAAAATATTCATTCACCGGAAAGCTTAACGGTTCACTTATTATCCAAAAGCGAACTGGAGGACTTTACGAAGTAAAAAATGATACCCTAAAAAAAATTCCCAATCTGGATAAGCTTGCCAACAAGAATATAATGAACCTTTTGCCTTATAACCCAAAAGGCAACCGCAACAGAAACCTGTTTATTACTTCCAAAGGAGAGTTTTATATTTATGATGGACAACAACTCTCTGAGTTAAAAACTGAGATAAGCCCATTATTTAAAAAATACTTTCTATATGATTCGGAAAAACTGGCCGGCAATTACTATGCTCTCATTCTGGATCCATTTGGAGTTATTGTTATTAATTCACAGGGTAAAATTGTTTATACTTTTGATATTGAATCTAACCTGATAAGTCAATCTGCCCTGACCCTTTTTAAAGACATGCAAAATGGTCTTTGGGTAGGAACCAATGAAGGCCTAAACCGTTTTGAATTCCCTACACCTTTTCAAAGCCTGTTTTCTGAAACGGGTATTCGCGGTGGCGTTACGGACATTAAGAAGTTTAATAACCAATTATATATTTCAACTCTTGGCAGATTTTACCAACTGAAAGAAAAACCTGATCCTGCAAATCAATTCTCTGCAAATTTTGCAAAGCGCTTTGGATTGAATACGATAAAGGAGATTAATGCCTGGACATGGGCCATGTTGGTTTTTAAAAATAAATTACTTTTAGCTACAGATCTTGGCTTGTATTCCATAGATACAAAAAATAAAACCAGGCATTTGTTCAAAAATATTGAGTATACATCAATATGCCAATCTGTAACTGATGAAAACCGCTTTTTTCTTACATCTTACGATTCACTTTTCAGTGTTAAATACAATCATGGTAAATTACTTTTAGAAAAATCTATTTTTATTGGTCACAATGGCAATTTTTCAACTTATGAGACTGCTGATAGTCTTATTTGGATTAACTCGTACGAGCAGGGTTATTACAAAATTGATATTAAAAAAGGAATTGAAAATGCTGAAATAAAACAATACACAACAAAAAATGGTTTACCTCAAAATAATTTTAACTTTATGTCAATGTTAAACAATCAATTACTTTTCCTGGCCAAGGACGGCTTATATAAATTTAACTCCTCTTCCGATTCATTTAACATCGATACGACCTCCAGTATTGGAAAAACATTTTACAAGAAAGGAATTAATGATATTGTTGATGATGGAAATGGAAACATTTTTGCTACAACCCTTAAAAATTTGAGCTATTACAAAAAAAACAAGATCGGCGGCTTTACAAAAGATGACTCAACATTTGCACGAATTTCGGATTTTGCTACAGAAAAAATTCTAATTGAAGATAATGGTAGAATTTGGTTTGGCGGAAGCCCCGGTTTAATTAATTATGATCCATCATATTCATTTAAAAGCCAAAACAGTTACAAAACTTTAATCCGTTCAATTTATTTCGGTGGAGAACTATTTTTTAATGGTGATTGGATAATCCCCAGAAAGCATAAACCTCAATCCAAAACAGCCCGTAAAAAACGATACCATCAAATTGATTATGACTTTCGAAGCGCAAAGTTTACATATTCCATAAACAGTTTTCACCACTTGGAATACAACAAATACCAGTATTTCCTTGAAGGCTTCGAAAAAGATTGGTCGAAATGGAGCAATAAATCTGAAAGGGAATATACAAATCTTCCTGTCGGGAAATATATTTTTCACATAAGAGCAAAAAATGTGGACAATTATCCGGCTAAAGAAGCTGTATTCTATTTTGAGATTATTCCGCCCTGGTATAAAACAACGTGGGCTTATCTTGGTTATATTTTTGGCACAGTACTATTCATTATATTGATTGTAAAGTGGCGCTCCTTTGGATTAAAGCAGCTTGTCTCTGAACGGACAAAAGAACTAACAAATGCAAACTTGCAACTTATTTCAGCAAAAGCCGAAGCTGAGCAAGCCGTACGTTCAAAATCGATTTTCTTAGCAAACATGAGCCATGAAATTCGCACTCCTCTTAATGGCATTCTGGGAATGAACCATCTTCTATCAGGAACACCCCTTTCAGATGACCAGAAAGAATATGTCGACGCCATAAATTATAGCGCAGATTCCCTGCATAAATTGATTAATGAAATTCTTGATTTTTCAAAAATAGAAGCGGGTAAAATGGAAATAGAGATCATTGAATTTGATTTGGTTTCTTTCATGGAGAATGTGTTTAAAATATTGAAAGTAAGCGCTGAAAAGAAAGGATTAAAAATATCTTTAACTCTAGATAAAGATCTCCCCAAAACAGTAAAAGGCGATCCACATAGGATTAAACAGATTCTTTTAAATTTTGGCAGTAACGCTATAAAATTCACTAAACAAGGTGAAATTGCAATCAGCCTTTCCATTAATAAAATCGCTGATAAGAAAATAGATAATGAGGCTAAAGTTCCTTTACAGTTTATGGTTAGTGACACCGGTGTTGGAATAAAGAAAAAGAAACATAAGCAAATATTTTCAAGCTTTTCTCAAGCTGATTCATCGACTACACGTGAATATGGCGGTACCGGATTAGGCCTTTCCATTAGCAAACTGCTAGCAACTTTAATGGGCGGTACAATTGAGTTTGATAGTAATTTTGGTAAAGGTTCGGTGTTTTGGTTGAATTTATCCCTGGAGCATAATGAGCTAACCATTGAGAAGAAATTGCTATCTGAAAAACAAAAAGTTTTTATAAATGATCTGAATAAATTAAAAATATTAGTGGCCGAAGATAATTCGATCAATCAAAAGTTTATTAAACGATTATTAGAAAATAATAATGCTTTGGTTGAGATTGCCAACAACGGTCATGAAGCTGTTAATATGTATAAAAGCCAGAGCTATGATTTAATTCTTATGGATATAAATATGCCAGTGATGGATGGTTACAAAGCCACAGAGCTTATACGTTCATTTGAAACTGACCAGGGTGGCCATATTCCAATTATTGCTTTAACCGCAAACGCTATTAAGGGGGATCGTGAAACATGCCTGGCCGCTGATATGGATGATTATCTTACGAAACCGGTAAAAATTGACGACTTGATTAACATAATAGAAATGAACCTCAACAAAAACTAA
- a CDS encoding T9SS type A sorting domain-containing protein, whose product MRKYLIIIVLIPLLSFAQNGILNAGFEDWANGKPDHWLTSNVPALSIIDVTQTTDSNSGAYAVKGETILFLNAPSEPGVFTGKDNSVIENPFLVSQNYAKFSGYYKYTLGNPDSAAGRFEVRVALNNNTAGRRVAIAEIDLPVAESYTFFEVPFVYDEPADITAEVVHISVAIGGNPDGDHNVGSVFYLDDLSLDGTVSAVENPEIGAIPEKYNITQNYPNPFNPNTNFEFSLPKTSQVSLKVFSLTGQLVATVIEENLNTGKYIINWDSNGIASGAYIYRFTAGDFVQTKRMVLIK is encoded by the coding sequence ATGAGAAAATATTTAATAATTATAGTCCTAATCCCGCTATTGTCTTTTGCACAAAATGGGATACTAAATGCTGGTTTTGAAGATTGGGCAAACGGTAAACCGGATCATTGGCTTACGTCAAATGTTCCTGCACTATCTATAATTGATGTTACACAAACTACAGATTCAAACTCCGGTGCTTATGCTGTAAAAGGAGAAACGATTCTTTTCTTGAATGCACCTTCTGAACCGGGAGTTTTTACAGGTAAGGATAATTCTGTTATTGAAAACCCTTTTCTTGTATCACAAAATTATGCAAAATTCAGTGGCTATTATAAATATACTTTGGGTAACCCCGATTCGGCTGCCGGGCGTTTTGAGGTTAGGGTTGCCCTTAATAATAATACAGCCGGGAGAAGAGTTGCAATAGCGGAGATTGATTTACCGGTCGCAGAATCGTATACATTTTTTGAGGTACCATTTGTATATGATGAACCGGCAGATATAACCGCAGAAGTTGTGCACATATCCGTTGCTATTGGAGGGAACCCGGATGGTGACCACAATGTGGGCTCGGTTTTTTACTTGGATGATCTTTCCCTGGATGGCACAGTCAGCGCGGTTGAAAATCCCGAAATAGGAGCCATTCCTGAAAAGTATAATATTACCCAAAATTACCCAAATCCATTTAACCCAAATACTAATTTTGAGTTTTCGCTACCCAAAACAAGTCAAGTCTCTTTGAAAGTATTTAGCTTAACCGGGCAATTAGTAGCGACAGTTATTGAGGAAAATTTAAATACTGGTAAATATATTATTAATTGGGATTCAAATGGGATAGCGAGCGGAGCATATATCTACCGCTTTACAGCAGGTGATTTTGTTCAAACAAAACGAATGGTTTTAATAAAATAG
- a CDS encoding DinB family protein yields the protein MQNFSLKKSIEILEKTPSVLENLLTNLSDNWINQNEGENTWSPFDIVGHLLHGEKTDWITRTERIIKYGTEKAFDPFDRFAQLETSKGKTIKQLLNEFARLRKENLAVLSEMNIQEKDLEKKGIHPNFGEVTLKELLATWVVHDLGHISQVVRVMAKQYKEEIGPWKAFLPIVNM from the coding sequence ATGCAGAATTTCAGCTTAAAAAAGTCCATTGAAATTTTAGAGAAAACTCCTTCCGTTTTGGAAAACCTGCTTACCAATTTATCCGATAACTGGATTAATCAAAATGAAGGTGAGAATACCTGGAGCCCTTTTGATATTGTTGGCCATCTGCTACATGGTGAAAAAACGGATTGGATTACCAGGACGGAGAGAATAATAAAATATGGCACAGAGAAAGCTTTTGATCCGTTTGACCGCTTTGCCCAATTGGAGACATCGAAAGGAAAAACAATTAAGCAGCTTTTGAATGAGTTTGCCCGTTTGCGAAAAGAAAATCTGGCAGTATTATCAGAAATGAATATCCAGGAAAAAGATCTTGAAAAAAAAGGAATTCATCCAAATTTTGGTGAGGTGACTTTAAAGGAGCTTTTGGCAACGTGGGTTGTGCACGATCTTGGACACATCAGCCAGGTTGTGCGGGTTATGGCCAAACAATACAAGGAAGAGATTGGCCCCTGGAAAGCGTTTTTACCGATTGTAAATATGTAA
- a CDS encoding M1 family metallopeptidase, with product MSTRITVLTLLLVSGLFAQPGDYFQQDVYYTIDITLNPITHKYHGQQKLIYTNNSPDELEYIWFHLYPNAYKDESTPYAKQQKHMYRRPFHYSDEKDRGYINLTSVKANGLEISWQYKEDAIDEAKLLLDKPLKPGETITIELDFNAQFPIVFSRSGHWGERYFHGTQWYPKVVVYDKYGWHPDSYVEVGEFYGEFGTFDVSITLPKNFVIDATGMLQENPFEEAFLDSIIEQSKKLTKIKDVEERNKFWQSWQKSHRNNTNYDSLKTVRFVAENVHDFAWFAGEDFMIHQKITQDNVLARVLTLPQNAYDWKDVPDWIDKTLWFYGDKVGKYKYPKATVVDGSHETSGGMEYPMITLITMDYQSWTNMLEMVIAHEVGHNWFQGMIGNNERASVFLDEGLNDYHEVAYMNHYYGFYNLTKFDSLLGSWNILDDLGEWHYHNLVYGSMARQHKEQPMSLRGEQFTRNSYSSSNYSKAGFMLNALKWMMGEKEFEEAIKTYFERWHFKHPGLDDFWNTMQEYTKEDINHFRKEWMETTHYNDFELEDYETSKSGSEFTTKVFVSNQGTIKGLPAPVHLVTAQNDTLEGRWSGNESDPVIFKHFSPVENVEVNLKRLFFETDYYNNSNFPEFEFAFLRPIPSFDKYKVTFYPYLGYEYFKDGTRLGTGFWSGNPIFNHYFFKGNAYYALESGNIGYSLKLDHRLPGFILNYSDVYLGIEDKDGLKNIDAKLKMVYRNPNSFAVRYNIQLGLSNIKLHDMIYHEPGIYQKSRYTSAKIEFNSRLRRMVYWADLNIRFEKSIDVLNSQADFFKFEIKEKFTFFLTKKVRSKLDVYIGSVTGDNVPSQELIFAGGDVDPKHEAFVPGYRGSAAPIRSYTLEKGMGMLGHGHQKGNYLKNKSGFAVGIEFDVPIIPTIYGRAGTMASSFNTLGDDKYFFESGFKIDSGFLSLTFPMYISDPIPGEENFEFRTFFNLESPINFD from the coding sequence ATGTCTACCAGAATAACTGTTTTAACTCTTTTACTTGTTTCAGGTCTTTTTGCCCAGCCCGGTGATTATTTCCAGCAGGATGTTTATTATACAATTGATATAACCCTCAATCCTATTACACACAAATATCATGGTCAACAAAAACTTATTTACACTAATAACTCACCTGATGAATTGGAATATATTTGGTTCCACTTATACCCAAATGCATACAAAGACGAATCAACACCATACGCAAAACAGCAGAAACATATGTATCGCAGGCCTTTTCATTACTCTGATGAAAAAGATCGTGGCTACATAAACCTAACTTCTGTAAAAGCTAATGGACTTGAAATTAGCTGGCAATACAAAGAAGACGCTATTGATGAAGCAAAGCTGTTGTTAGACAAACCGCTTAAACCAGGTGAAACTATAACAATCGAACTTGATTTTAATGCACAATTCCCAATTGTATTTTCCCGATCCGGGCATTGGGGTGAACGTTATTTTCATGGGACACAATGGTACCCAAAAGTTGTTGTTTATGATAAGTATGGATGGCACCCAGATTCTTATGTAGAAGTCGGCGAATTTTATGGTGAATTTGGAACTTTTGATGTCAGTATTACCCTACCCAAAAATTTTGTAATTGATGCTACCGGGATGCTACAGGAAAACCCTTTTGAGGAGGCATTTCTGGATTCGATAATTGAGCAGAGTAAAAAACTCACAAAAATAAAAGATGTTGAAGAGCGAAATAAATTCTGGCAGAGTTGGCAAAAATCACATCGAAATAATACAAATTATGATTCTTTAAAAACAGTTCGTTTTGTAGCCGAAAATGTACATGATTTTGCCTGGTTTGCCGGGGAAGATTTTATGATCCATCAAAAAATTACCCAAGATAATGTTTTAGCAAGAGTGTTAACCTTACCCCAAAATGCTTATGACTGGAAAGATGTACCGGACTGGATTGATAAAACTCTCTGGTTTTATGGTGACAAAGTTGGAAAATATAAATATCCAAAAGCCACTGTTGTAGATGGATCACACGAAACAAGTGGTGGTATGGAATACCCAATGATCACTTTGATTACAATGGATTATCAGTCATGGACAAATATGCTGGAAATGGTTATCGCCCATGAAGTTGGCCATAACTGGTTTCAGGGAATGATTGGCAATAATGAGCGAGCCAGTGTTTTTCTTGATGAAGGTCTTAACGATTACCATGAAGTAGCATATATGAACCATTATTATGGCTTTTACAATTTAACTAAGTTTGACAGTTTGCTTGGTAGCTGGAATATTCTGGATGATTTGGGTGAGTGGCATTATCACAATCTCGTTTACGGATCTATGGCCAGGCAACACAAAGAACAACCTATGAGCCTTCGAGGCGAACAATTTACACGAAATAGTTATTCTTCTTCTAATTATTCAAAAGCCGGTTTTATGCTTAATGCCCTTAAATGGATGATGGGAGAAAAAGAATTTGAAGAAGCCATTAAAACCTATTTTGAACGCTGGCATTTTAAACATCCGGGACTAGATGATTTCTGGAATACAATGCAGGAATATACCAAAGAAGATATAAACCATTTTAGAAAAGAGTGGATGGAAACTACGCATTATAATGATTTTGAATTAGAGGATTATGAAACAAGCAAATCTGGAAGTGAATTTACAACAAAAGTTTTTGTAAGCAATCAAGGTACGATAAAAGGACTGCCTGCTCCTGTTCATTTAGTCACAGCCCAAAATGATACATTAGAGGGACGCTGGAGTGGCAATGAATCCGATCCTGTTATATTTAAACATTTTAGCCCGGTAGAGAATGTGGAGGTAAATTTAAAACGGCTTTTCTTCGAGACAGATTATTATAATAATAGTAATTTTCCTGAATTTGAGTTTGCTTTCTTACGGCCAATACCTTCATTTGATAAATATAAGGTTACCTTTTATCCATATCTCGGGTATGAGTATTTTAAAGATGGAACGCGACTTGGAACGGGTTTTTGGTCTGGCAATCCTATTTTTAATCACTATTTCTTTAAAGGGAACGCCTATTATGCTCTTGAATCCGGAAACATCGGGTACTCCCTAAAATTGGATCACCGGCTACCAGGTTTTATTCTTAATTACAGCGATGTCTACCTGGGAATAGAAGACAAAGACGGTCTTAAAAATATTGATGCAAAATTAAAAATGGTTTATCGCAATCCAAACAGCTTTGCCGTCCGCTACAACATTCAACTTGGGCTAAGTAATATAAAACTGCATGATATGATTTATCATGAACCCGGAATTTATCAAAAAAGCAGGTATACATCAGCAAAGATAGAATTTAATTCCCGGTTAAGGCGAATGGTATATTGGGCTGACTTGAATATCAGATTTGAAAAAAGTATTGATGTATTAAACTCACAAGCCGATTTTTTTAAGTTTGAAATCAAAGAGAAATTTACATTCTTTCTAACTAAAAAAGTTCGCTCAAAGCTGGATGTGTATATTGGTTCGGTTACAGGTGATAATGTGCCATCCCAGGAGCTAATTTTTGCAGGTGGTGATGTTGATCCTAAACATGAAGCATTTGTACCTGGCTACCGGGGAAGTGCTGCCCCTATAAGAAGTTATACTTTAGAAAAAGGAATGGGCATGCTTGGCCATGGCCATCAAAAAGGAAATTACTTAAAAAATAAAAGTGGTTTTGCAGTGGGTATCGAGTTTGACGTACCCATAATTCCAACTATTTATGGACGTGCTGGAACTATGGCTTCAAGTTTTAATACTCTTGGGGATGATAAATACTTTTTTGAATCTGGTTTTAAAATTGATAGTGGATTTCTTTCGCTGACATTTCCTATGTACATTAGCGATCCTATACCTGGAGAAGAGAATTTTGAATTTCGCACTTTCTTCAACTTAGAATCGCCAATTAATTTTGACTAA